From one Microbacterium sp. 10M-3C3 genomic stretch:
- a CDS encoding polysaccharide deacetylase, with protein MPTPTVCLTFDFDAISVWYGLLGTSTPTYLSRGEFVANVAAPRILDLLDQEGVTSTWYIPGLDAETYPDVCKRIRDSGHEIGHHGYAHEGPTSLEEPAERAILERGIEALDSTLGVRPVGYRSPAFDLSPNSTRLLEEYGFLYDSSMMAQDFEPYRCRTGDVFHPDKPIEWGRPLSLIEVPVTWTLDDFPFIEFALSPSVSLPGSTDVAGLADRWISDLDFMVEEVPGGIFTQTFHPQSIGRGSRIRILRRIIHRAKEHGAEFSTVEAAARRWDAAQKAA; from the coding sequence ATGCCTACACCCACCGTCTGCCTCACCTTCGACTTCGACGCGATCTCGGTCTGGTACGGACTGCTCGGCACCTCCACGCCGACGTACCTCTCACGCGGCGAGTTCGTGGCGAACGTCGCGGCCCCCCGTATTCTGGATCTGCTCGACCAGGAGGGCGTGACGAGCACCTGGTACATCCCCGGCCTCGACGCCGAGACCTACCCCGACGTCTGCAAGCGCATCCGCGACTCGGGGCACGAGATCGGCCACCACGGCTACGCCCACGAAGGCCCCACGAGCCTCGAGGAGCCCGCCGAGCGCGCCATCCTGGAGCGCGGCATCGAGGCCCTCGACTCCACGCTCGGGGTGCGCCCGGTCGGCTACCGTTCGCCCGCCTTTGACCTGTCGCCCAATTCCACCCGGTTGCTCGAGGAGTACGGCTTCCTGTACGACAGCAGCATGATGGCGCAGGACTTCGAGCCCTATCGCTGCCGCACCGGCGACGTGTTCCATCCCGACAAGCCGATCGAGTGGGGGCGGCCGCTCTCGCTCATCGAGGTGCCGGTAACCTGGACGCTCGACGACTTCCCCTTCATTGAGTTCGCGCTCAGCCCCAGTGTTTCGCTGCCGGGATCCACAGATGTCGCGGGGCTGGCCGACCGCTGGATCTCCGACCTCGACTTCATGGTGGAGGAGGTGCCGGGCGGTATCTTCACCCAGACCTTCCACCCGCAGTCGATCGGCCGCGGCAGCCGCATCCGCATCCTGCGCCGCATCATCCACCGCGCGAAGGAGCACGGCGCCGAGTTTTCGACCGTCGAGGCCGCTGCTCGCCGCTGGGACGCGGCCCAGAAGGCGGCCTGA
- a CDS encoding ABC transporter substrate-binding protein, giving the protein MTTPAAAPHRTVRIDAAGMLTPAVGAPEGALARLLAAVPRVRPLSGTAFLWLGPTENMVAGGAGGRREVLRVVLVAAGREGWRAELERVDRADALLLTDRELEVLTLLACGLSNVDIAHRLSIARRTVATHVELVFAKLGVTTRAAAASLALDRDLLVLPVPGIDLGPIGLELEVLALGAAVARGAPGPADAERARRRRPRLRPIRIGAVYPRNEEWVADAKLMRAGAELAVQQLNDGGGIDGRPLELCAEHVDVSSAGMVAEAVARLLAQDVDAITLGALFDRSRGAFEIQFGEAAAQGVPLLHHSTSAQASRLVAEEPERFGSVFQACSPADRYGEGFLRTVQSLRTPVAAGRRAGRLLLLDSADPDLVTCSPALRNRLQRAGWEVQAVTVAAGEVAWADAAATVRAADPFAVLLGCYSPRELAAFVSAYRRDPTGAVLYAVYAPSVPSFLGVAGADAEGLYWATVTGRYPDALGARFARDFERRFHMDAGLSSAGIHYDMVGLLAKAWSFTGSPAERSTVSAVLRSVVHRGVNGNYYFGQAGQTNRCYPDDVPDPTTSQAQLVFQVQGRRHRVVAAAG; this is encoded by the coding sequence ATGACCACCCCGGCGGCGGCACCGCACCGCACAGTGCGCATCGACGCCGCAGGCATGCTGACACCGGCCGTGGGAGCGCCGGAGGGAGCACTCGCCCGGCTGCTCGCCGCAGTGCCGCGCGTGCGGCCCCTCTCCGGCACGGCCTTCCTCTGGCTGGGGCCCACCGAGAACATGGTGGCGGGCGGTGCGGGCGGGCGCCGGGAGGTGCTCCGAGTGGTGCTCGTCGCGGCAGGACGGGAAGGATGGCGGGCCGAGCTCGAGCGGGTCGACCGGGCCGACGCCCTCCTGCTCACCGATCGCGAGCTCGAGGTGCTCACCCTGCTGGCCTGCGGGCTGAGCAACGTCGACATCGCGCACCGATTGTCGATCGCCCGCCGCACGGTCGCCACCCACGTGGAGCTGGTGTTCGCGAAGCTCGGCGTCACCACACGGGCGGCCGCGGCCTCGCTCGCGCTCGACCGCGACCTGCTCGTGCTGCCCGTGCCCGGGATAGACCTCGGCCCGATCGGCCTCGAGCTGGAGGTGCTCGCGCTCGGCGCCGCGGTGGCGCGCGGCGCGCCTGGACCCGCTGACGCCGAGCGCGCTCGACGTCGCCGGCCGCGCCTGCGCCCCATCCGCATCGGCGCGGTCTACCCGCGCAACGAGGAGTGGGTGGCCGACGCCAAGCTCATGCGCGCGGGCGCCGAGCTGGCCGTACAACAGCTGAACGACGGCGGCGGCATCGACGGCCGGCCGCTCGAATTGTGCGCCGAGCACGTCGACGTGAGCTCGGCCGGCATGGTGGCCGAGGCTGTGGCGAGGCTGCTCGCCCAGGACGTGGACGCCATCACCCTCGGCGCCCTCTTCGACCGCAGCCGTGGCGCCTTCGAGATCCAGTTCGGCGAGGCGGCGGCGCAGGGCGTGCCCTTGCTGCACCACTCCACCTCGGCGCAGGCCTCCCGCCTGGTGGCTGAGGAGCCCGAGCGCTTCGGCAGTGTGTTCCAGGCCTGCTCTCCGGCCGACCGCTACGGCGAGGGCTTCCTGCGCACCGTCCAGTCGCTGCGCACCCCCGTCGCGGCTGGCCGCCGGGCAGGCCGCCTCCTGCTTCTCGACAGCGCAGATCCCGACCTCGTGACCTGCTCGCCGGCGCTGCGCAACCGGCTGCAGCGCGCAGGCTGGGAAGTGCAGGCCGTCACGGTGGCGGCGGGGGAGGTGGCGTGGGCGGATGCCGCGGCCACCGTGCGTGCGGCCGATCCCTTCGCCGTGCTGCTCGGCTGTTACTCGCCCCGGGAACTCGCGGCGTTCGTGTCGGCTTACCGCCGCGATCCGACGGGTGCCGTTCTGTACGCCGTGTACGCGCCCTCGGTCCCCTCCTTCCTCGGCGTGGCGGGGGCGGATGCTGAGGGGCTCTACTGGGCCACCGTCACGGGACGGTACCCGGATGCGCTGGGTGCACGCTTCGCCCGCGACTTCGAGCGGCGCTTTCACATGGATGCCGGGCTGTCCAGTGCCGGCATCCACTACGACATGGTCGGGCTCCTCGCGAAGGCCTGGTCGTTCACGGGCTCGCCGGCGGAGCGCAGCACGGTGTCGGCGGTGCTGCGCAGCGTGGTGCACCGCGGGGTGAACGGCAACTACTACTTCGGCCAAGCCGGCCAGACGAACCGCTGCTACCCCGACGACGTCCCCGACCCCACCACCTCGCAGGCGCAGCTGGTGTTTCAAGTGCAGGGCAGGCGGCACCGGGTCGTGGCGGCCGCGGGCTGA
- a CDS encoding zinc-ribbon domain-containing protein has product MTGNLSWAKRPKWHRFESPRSYTVRQCEAAGIPFDLAERGLTSRAQPYINRVWVDEGAAASVVEAAAGRPAGHYERLRRLAQPDPALTYPERFLCRLCAGGERVEQIPHDRENWCLRHSGQLVWVGPGTTPESQFVVPLDRDHVKAERRFRHLVAGGRVDVRLHARVWEVVRDNAWLTRPDGWTPALAQHPDDREILGRAALYPMTVAILHLLSNPTRIERWRTRHPDELRDDIANDLPPMPGPVDVLVERIVLWLRPRRRDIRPTRIDPLNVPLDIVDATAIIDTAAPYPAWIQRHPRAVAEWDWSRNDPARDPWDARRSSQKAWWVCDHGHSWETSPAVRGRAESSCPYCVNQAAWPGHTDLGTTHSDLAAEWDDTPGANPGDPNHVGASSDRQVAWKCGRGHRWEASIAGRSRHGSGCPYCSGRLAIPGETDLATLRPDLAVEWDAERNGEKLTPSTVSPGSGKRAWWTGTCGHSWQATIVTRTSDAGCGCPFCANRAVLVGFNDLATTHPELAAEWNHSNTKSPQDVTAGSAYRATWECRAGHVWQSVVGTRASRNAGCPYCTNSAVLAGFNDLATVDPALAAEWDTTPGANDRTPSDVTRRSGYRAGWKCRRGHTWNAPVAHRTAGTGCPCCAGQRVVPGETDLAKVRPDLAAEWSPSNDITPFHVTAHSQHKAAWRCAMGHIWHATIGNRSKGHGCPHCARQARDQQRRIGG; this is encoded by the coding sequence GTGACCGGCAACCTCTCTTGGGCCAAGCGGCCGAAGTGGCACCGATTCGAGTCGCCTCGGTCATACACCGTGCGCCAGTGCGAAGCCGCCGGTATCCCTTTCGACCTCGCCGAGCGGGGACTGACGTCGCGCGCTCAGCCGTATATCAACCGCGTGTGGGTCGACGAAGGGGCCGCTGCAAGTGTGGTGGAAGCTGCTGCCGGACGCCCCGCAGGCCACTATGAGCGCCTCCGACGACTCGCGCAACCCGATCCCGCGCTGACCTACCCGGAGCGGTTCCTGTGCCGGCTCTGCGCCGGCGGCGAGCGTGTGGAGCAGATCCCGCACGACCGCGAGAACTGGTGCCTGCGCCATTCCGGTCAGCTGGTGTGGGTCGGTCCCGGCACCACCCCTGAGTCGCAATTTGTCGTCCCGCTCGATCGCGACCACGTGAAGGCGGAGCGTCGGTTCCGCCACCTCGTCGCCGGAGGTCGCGTCGATGTTCGGCTGCACGCCCGGGTGTGGGAGGTGGTGCGCGACAACGCCTGGCTCACCCGCCCCGACGGCTGGACACCCGCCCTGGCACAGCACCCTGACGACCGCGAAATCCTCGGCCGTGCTGCGCTGTACCCGATGACCGTCGCCATCCTGCATCTGCTATCCAACCCAACCCGCATCGAGCGATGGCGGACACGGCATCCCGACGAACTCCGTGACGACATCGCGAATGATCTGCCACCAATGCCTGGCCCCGTCGATGTGCTCGTGGAGCGAATCGTGCTGTGGCTGCGGCCTCGGCGCCGCGATATCCGGCCGACCCGCATCGACCCGTTGAATGTACCGCTCGACATCGTCGATGCGACCGCGATCATCGACACCGCCGCGCCGTACCCGGCGTGGATACAGCGCCATCCGCGAGCCGTCGCCGAATGGGACTGGAGCCGCAACGACCCTGCCCGCGACCCCTGGGACGCGCGCCGATCCTCGCAGAAGGCCTGGTGGGTGTGCGACCACGGACACTCCTGGGAGACGAGCCCCGCGGTGCGGGGCCGCGCCGAATCGAGTTGCCCCTACTGCGTCAACCAAGCCGCGTGGCCCGGACACACAGACCTCGGCACCACCCACTCCGACCTCGCCGCCGAATGGGACGACACACCCGGAGCCAACCCCGGCGACCCTAACCATGTCGGCGCCAGCTCCGACCGTCAGGTCGCCTGGAAATGCGGTAGGGGCCACCGTTGGGAGGCGTCGATCGCGGGCCGATCACGGCACGGCTCCGGCTGCCCCTACTGCTCAGGTCGCCTCGCGATACCCGGTGAAACGGATCTGGCCACCCTGCGGCCCGACCTCGCCGTCGAGTGGGACGCCGAACGCAACGGCGAGAAGCTCACCCCGAGTACCGTGTCGCCCGGCTCGGGAAAGCGGGCATGGTGGACAGGGACCTGCGGTCATAGCTGGCAGGCGACGATCGTCACCCGCACGAGCGACGCCGGGTGCGGTTGCCCCTTCTGCGCGAACAGGGCTGTCCTCGTCGGGTTCAACGACCTGGCGACGACCCACCCCGAGCTTGCCGCCGAATGGAATCACAGCAACACCAAGTCACCCCAAGACGTGACGGCCGGGTCCGCGTATCGGGCCACCTGGGAGTGCCGCGCTGGTCACGTCTGGCAGTCCGTTGTCGGCACCCGTGCCAGCAGGAACGCGGGATGCCCGTACTGCACTAACTCGGCCGTCCTGGCCGGGTTCAACGACCTCGCCACGGTCGACCCCGCACTCGCCGCCGAATGGGACACCACCCCTGGCGCGAACGACCGGACACCCTCCGACGTCACGCGAAGATCCGGTTACCGCGCCGGTTGGAAGTGTCGCCGAGGCCACACGTGGAATGCACCAGTCGCCCACCGCACGGCAGGCACCGGCTGCCCCTGCTGTGCGGGCCAACGCGTCGTCCCCGGCGAGACCGACCTCGCCAAAGTCCGGCCCGACCTTGCCGCCGAGTGGAGCCCCAGCAACGACATCACACCGTTTCACGTGACGGCGCATTCCCAGCACAAGGCAGCGTGGCGATGCGCGATGGGGCACATCTGGCACGCGACGATCGGGAACCGGTCGAAGGGTCACGGTTGCCCGCACTGCGCTCGGCAAGCACGCGACCAGCAGCGGCGGATCGGAGGCTGA
- a CDS encoding TniB family NTP-binding protein: protein MIVERLVLHHDRKTTLPGLREAFSALPPKPPALSFAEYVALPAHDRAAYDQARDDFLRLTLRVPTPEQDLCARILARLIASNPRRKNSRRGLMISAPMFYGKTELALLLSRSVEHEHAARYPGYLDDGDVPVVWLEMTEHSTGKALLAQIVEFLAPTVALPKQITTDRLRKLAVDLLHTHRTKLLVIDEAHQLGGAEPSSIIKALQNESSATMMLVGINLASGKAFGSGDGRQVTMRCDMVELPKVDIRTDDGLALWRRWVAIFDRNLPLCGHTPGFLTRNAAVLHRAADGQLAVLAMIVERLVATILDDPARGDEHVTRQRLFAVLDGLRHTIPIRHRLRLDDLVEAA from the coding sequence GTGATCGTCGAACGGCTCGTCCTCCACCATGATCGAAAGACCACCCTGCCTGGTCTGCGTGAGGCGTTCAGCGCACTCCCGCCCAAGCCTCCCGCGCTGTCGTTCGCCGAGTACGTCGCCCTGCCTGCTCACGATCGCGCCGCCTACGACCAGGCCCGTGACGATTTCCTCCGTTTGACGTTGCGGGTGCCGACCCCCGAACAGGACCTGTGCGCCCGGATCCTCGCCAGGCTGATCGCCTCGAATCCGCGCCGCAAAAATTCCCGCCGCGGCCTGATGATCTCCGCGCCGATGTTCTACGGCAAGACGGAGTTGGCGTTGCTGCTGTCCCGCTCGGTCGAGCATGAGCACGCCGCCCGCTACCCCGGGTATCTCGACGACGGCGACGTACCCGTGGTGTGGCTCGAGATGACCGAGCACTCCACCGGCAAGGCGCTGCTGGCCCAGATCGTCGAGTTCCTCGCCCCGACCGTCGCTCTGCCGAAACAGATCACGACCGACAGGCTGCGGAAACTCGCCGTCGATCTGCTGCACACTCATCGCACGAAGCTGCTGGTGATCGACGAGGCACACCAGCTGGGTGGTGCCGAGCCGTCCAGCATCATCAAGGCGCTGCAGAACGAGTCCTCGGCCACCATGATGCTCGTAGGCATCAACTTGGCAAGCGGCAAGGCGTTCGGATCGGGTGACGGTCGTCAGGTCACGATGCGTTGCGACATGGTCGAGCTGCCCAAGGTCGACATCCGCACCGACGACGGGCTCGCCCTGTGGCGTCGGTGGGTGGCCATCTTCGACCGCAACCTCCCGCTGTGCGGTCACACTCCTGGCTTTCTCACCCGCAACGCGGCAGTGCTCCACAGGGCCGCCGACGGCCAACTCGCCGTCCTCGCCATGATCGTCGAGCGCCTGGTCGCCACGATCCTCGACGATCCCGCGCGCGGTGATGAGCACGTCACCCGGCAGCGGCTGTTCGCGGTGCTTGACGGCCTCCGGCACACCATTCCGATCCGGCACCGGCTCAGGCTGGACGATTTGGTCGAGGCAGCGTGA
- a CDS encoding Mu transposase C-terminal domain-containing protein, producing the protein MSDEHKLRLGDVVEIDGESWVWEGVRRGTEAKLRHEGSADDWMVVSMPELLAHAGTARRGTDVPLRPAGGDWPADVQDMEKHLLEAFRGIPMDPTATGPRPQYDPAATTQEQRIASKIAEMAGTSLARSRKALFNLWKVYQTDGQAGLDARMHRRVGKRLVIARADPRLIAVIDRVLDDRVTMPTSTRRHCAVLVRRMLEGMYPGDAVCAVKDNTLQGYINERDAGRYSFAKATTRRTAANSPDRQFYSGNSPRLGAVCEIDSTKLDVQVWDDKGAVFRPTLTVLFDVASRVPLAWAIHADAPNGYDHALLLARAIVGRKAIPGSAAAVLSGSVTLPVSLMKQINPYLDDDSLAVPWIFPHAITIDGGADYRSATFEAACRAFGITLVLAPPRTPTVKPHVERNFGTTSTDFATWLAGATGNSVANRGAKDTPTLTVDSLRVAFDAWITTVYLNKQHGGLKSPLFPGREWTPNQMYAALFEVGPGVQLPFRAEDFFALLPTEQRVISGEGIEFRNRKYDSPLLADLRNRSLTGAAAGSTLARKFGISFDPYNLNAVWVRHPETGEWIECWDTALDDKAAWMAAETAVRLAERFGTGEPGEAARTAEFLDDIERRARSDKRARNRQLRQQKTTSSGEPDPGAPLTPPAPIDLRRWADPGAVEEIDWDSPEYDIVTVKEIRS; encoded by the coding sequence ATGTCCGACGAACACAAGCTGAGACTCGGCGACGTCGTCGAGATCGACGGCGAGAGCTGGGTGTGGGAGGGGGTGCGTCGCGGCACCGAGGCCAAGCTGCGCCATGAGGGGTCCGCCGATGACTGGATGGTGGTGTCGATGCCCGAGCTGCTCGCCCACGCGGGCACCGCCCGACGTGGCACCGATGTCCCGTTGCGGCCCGCCGGCGGCGACTGGCCCGCCGACGTGCAGGACATGGAGAAGCACCTCCTGGAGGCGTTCCGGGGCATCCCCATGGATCCGACGGCGACCGGCCCACGCCCGCAGTACGATCCCGCCGCGACGACACAGGAGCAGCGGATCGCGTCGAAGATCGCGGAGATGGCGGGAACATCGCTGGCCCGGTCACGGAAGGCGCTGTTCAACCTCTGGAAGGTCTACCAGACTGACGGGCAGGCGGGGCTGGACGCACGGATGCACCGCAGGGTCGGCAAGCGGCTGGTGATCGCGAGGGCGGATCCGCGTCTGATCGCGGTCATCGATCGGGTGCTCGATGACCGGGTCACGATGCCGACCAGTACCCGCCGTCATTGTGCCGTGCTGGTGCGGCGGATGCTGGAGGGCATGTATCCCGGCGATGCGGTCTGCGCCGTCAAGGACAACACTCTTCAGGGGTACATCAACGAGCGCGACGCGGGCAGGTACAGCTTCGCCAAGGCCACGACCCGCCGCACCGCCGCGAACAGCCCCGACCGCCAGTTCTACTCGGGCAACTCCCCCCGGCTCGGCGCGGTCTGCGAGATCGACTCGACCAAGCTGGACGTGCAGGTGTGGGATGACAAGGGCGCCGTGTTCCGACCCACCCTGACCGTGCTGTTCGATGTCGCCAGCCGGGTGCCGCTGGCGTGGGCGATCCACGCCGACGCTCCGAACGGCTACGACCATGCGCTGCTGCTTGCCCGCGCGATCGTCGGCCGCAAAGCCATTCCCGGGTCCGCCGCGGCGGTGCTGTCGGGGTCGGTCACCCTCCCGGTCTCGCTGATGAAACAGATCAACCCGTACCTGGACGACGACTCTCTGGCCGTGCCGTGGATCTTCCCGCACGCGATCACCATCGACGGCGGCGCCGATTACCGCTCGGCCACCTTCGAGGCCGCGTGCCGAGCGTTCGGCATCACCCTGGTCCTGGCCCCGCCCCGAACCCCGACCGTCAAGCCGCACGTCGAGCGCAACTTCGGCACGACCTCCACAGACTTCGCGACCTGGCTGGCCGGCGCGACCGGCAACTCCGTCGCCAACCGCGGCGCGAAAGACACTCCGACCCTCACCGTCGACTCGCTGCGCGTCGCGTTCGACGCGTGGATCACGACCGTCTACCTGAACAAGCAGCACGGCGGCCTGAAGTCGCCGCTGTTCCCGGGACGGGAGTGGACGCCGAACCAGATGTACGCGGCCCTGTTCGAGGTCGGCCCTGGCGTGCAGCTGCCGTTCCGCGCGGAGGACTTCTTCGCGCTGCTGCCTACCGAGCAGCGCGTCATCAGCGGCGAAGGCATCGAGTTCCGCAACCGCAAGTACGACTCGCCGCTGCTTGCCGATCTGCGCAACCGTTCCCTCACCGGCGCCGCAGCCGGCTCGACGCTGGCCCGCAAGTTCGGCATCAGCTTCGACCCCTACAACCTCAACGCGGTGTGGGTACGGCACCCCGAGACCGGGGAGTGGATCGAGTGCTGGGACACGGCGCTGGATGACAAGGCGGCGTGGATGGCTGCAGAGACCGCGGTGAGACTGGCAGAGCGCTTCGGCACCGGAGAACCCGGAGAGGCCGCGAGGACGGCCGAGTTCCTAGACGACATCGAACGGCGCGCCCGCAGCGACAAGCGTGCCCGCAACCGCCAGCTCCGCCAGCAGAAGACCACTTCAAGCGGCGAACCGGACCCCGGCGCGCCGCTCACCCCACCTGCCCCGATCGACTTACGGCGCTGGGCAGACCCGGGTGCCGTGGAGGAGATCGACTGGGACTCGCCGGAGTACGACATCGTGACCGTGAAGGAGATCCGGTCGTGA
- a CDS encoding TnsA-like heteromeric transposase endonuclease subunit — MQPVDVVRQIAARRRSPHTEVHWIPRTRGRIADGRSGRQEYAIAGRILGEWDWAAIDPMQVRTSKGVRHYFTGAMYFWQGTRSHVWCESQAERWEVLWLDYGGQVERLWAQPMAIVFGHRSPLAGRGHVPDFLAQFTDGSYGLFDVRPAERVDARARVQFDETAEVCNTLGWHYQVLTGHDPLATQNLDCLSASRHDRCRPAPAVERVILDAARGGRTRGELCRIASPACPPVACAWVDNLAWRRLLHVDLGATFNSDTVYSTVERVLGQEEAA, encoded by the coding sequence GTGCAGCCAGTCGATGTGGTCAGGCAGATCGCCGCACGCCGCCGTTCGCCGCATACGGAGGTGCATTGGATTCCGCGCACCCGCGGGCGCATTGCCGATGGGCGGTCGGGGCGCCAGGAGTACGCGATCGCCGGGAGGATCCTGGGCGAGTGGGACTGGGCTGCGATCGATCCGATGCAGGTGCGCACTTCCAAGGGCGTCCGGCACTACTTCACGGGCGCCATGTATTTCTGGCAGGGCACCCGCAGCCATGTCTGGTGCGAGTCTCAGGCCGAGCGCTGGGAGGTGCTGTGGCTTGATTACGGCGGCCAGGTGGAGCGGCTGTGGGCGCAGCCGATGGCGATCGTGTTCGGGCATCGATCGCCGCTGGCAGGGCGCGGGCATGTTCCCGACTTTCTGGCGCAGTTCACTGACGGCAGCTACGGGCTGTTCGATGTCCGGCCGGCAGAGCGGGTCGACGCCCGAGCCCGAGTCCAGTTCGACGAGACCGCGGAGGTCTGCAACACGCTGGGCTGGCACTATCAGGTGCTCACCGGCCACGACCCGCTGGCGACGCAGAATCTCGACTGCCTGTCCGCATCCCGCCACGACCGCTGCCGGCCGGCTCCGGCGGTGGAGAGGGTGATCCTGGACGCAGCCCGCGGCGGCAGGACGCGCGGCGAGTTGTGCCGCATCGCGTCCCCTGCGTGTCCGCCCGTGGCGTGCGCGTGGGTCGACAACCTCGCCTGGCGTCGACTCCTCCACGTCGATCTCGGTGCGACGTTCAACAGCGACACCGTGTACTCGACCGTGGAGCGCGTCCTGGGACAAGAAGAGGCCGCCTGA
- a CDS encoding metalloregulator ArsR/SmtB family transcription factor: protein MVVQSDLDDAAVDRIFRALADATRRDIVRRTLIGEQSVSELAAEYAMSFAAVQKHVSVLEAAELVVKRAEGRERLVRADPERIARVRELLAQYEQLWRSRVDRLDDLLRDDPAT from the coding sequence ATGGTTGTACAAAGTGATCTCGATGACGCGGCGGTGGACCGGATCTTCCGGGCTCTCGCCGACGCCACGCGGCGCGACATCGTCCGTCGCACCCTGATCGGCGAGCAGTCGGTGTCGGAGCTCGCCGCCGAGTACGCCATGAGCTTCGCGGCGGTCCAGAAGCACGTGAGCGTGCTCGAGGCCGCCGAGCTCGTGGTCAAGAGAGCCGAAGGGAGGGAGCGACTCGTGCGTGCCGATCCGGAGCGGATCGCGCGCGTGCGCGAGCTGCTCGCCCAGTACGAGCAGCTGTGGCGTTCGCGCGTCGATCGCCTCGACGACCTGCTGCGGGACGATCCCGCGACCTGA
- a CDS encoding SRPBCC family protein: MPVTSVTTDPEALTFTMVAEFAATPERLWSALTDPRQLERWWGPPGYPANFGRFDLQPGGLVDYAMTGPRGEVFRGRWEVLGVEAPHTLEVLDSFVGDDGEVAADMPTSRAVWRVEGGPQGARLTSTTYFPSVEALEQMTAMGMVEGSTQAADQLDVVLQDLREYAAGKGTRVELLDDTHVRITRLIDGPRELVWRAHHEPELLRQWMLGPDGWTMPVADTGDTYRFEWEPAPGVQGERFGFEGETLYSEPPQREVSTERMIGMPGEGTVNDLSLYEEDGVTLLTLLITYPDKETRDMILATGMADGMEASYARLESLVLA, encoded by the coding sequence ATGCCCGTCACATCCGTCACCACCGACCCGGAGGCCCTCACCTTCACGATGGTCGCCGAGTTCGCCGCCACGCCCGAGCGGCTGTGGTCGGCGCTGACCGACCCCCGCCAGCTCGAGCGCTGGTGGGGCCCTCCCGGGTACCCCGCGAACTTCGGGCGGTTCGACCTGCAGCCCGGCGGCCTCGTCGACTACGCCATGACCGGTCCACGGGGCGAGGTCTTCCGCGGCCGCTGGGAGGTGCTGGGCGTCGAGGCGCCGCACACGCTGGAGGTGCTGGACTCGTTCGTCGGCGACGACGGCGAGGTCGCGGCCGACATGCCGACCTCTCGCGCCGTGTGGCGCGTCGAGGGCGGCCCGCAGGGCGCGCGGCTCACGAGCACGACGTATTTCCCCTCCGTCGAGGCGCTCGAGCAGATGACGGCCATGGGCATGGTCGAGGGCTCCACCCAGGCCGCCGACCAGCTCGACGTCGTGCTGCAGGACCTCCGCGAGTACGCCGCGGGCAAGGGCACGCGGGTCGAACTGCTCGATGACACGCATGTGCGCATCACGCGACTGATCGACGGTCCGCGCGAGCTCGTCTGGCGGGCGCATCACGAGCCCGAGCTGCTCCGGCAGTGGATGCTCGGCCCCGACGGGTGGACGATGCCGGTGGCGGACACCGGCGACACATACCGCTTCGAGTGGGAGCCCGCGCCGGGCGTCCAAGGGGAGCGCTTCGGCTTCGAGGGCGAGACGCTGTATTCCGAGCCGCCGCAGCGCGAGGTGTCGACCGAGCGCATGATCGGCATGCCGGGTGAGGGCACGGTGAACGACCTGTCGCTGTACGAGGAGGACGGCGTCACTCTGCTGACCCTCCTCATCACCTACCCCGACAAGGAGACGCGCGACATGATCCTGGCCACCGGCATGGCCGACGGCATGGAGGCGTCGTACGCCCGGCTGGAATCGCTCGTCCTGGCCTGA
- a CDS encoding ABC transporter permease, with protein sequence MMSHALGDTAVLTGRSLRHILRSPDTIITTALMPIAFLLLFVYVFGGAISTGGDGPYVNYLLPGIFLITVASGISYTAYRLFLDQRGGMVERFRSMPIARSSVLWAHVLTSVVANVVSLAIVIGVALLMGFRTGAGIGGWLAVAGILVLFTLALTWLAVIPGLTARSVDGASAFSYPLIFLPFLSSAFVPTESMPGPVRWFAENQPVTSIVNSIRALLSGQPVGVELWIALAWCVGILVVAWIIASVLYARRIR encoded by the coding sequence GTGATGTCTCATGCCCTCGGCGACACCGCCGTGCTCACCGGCCGGTCGCTGCGCCACATCCTGCGCAGCCCCGACACGATCATCACGACCGCGCTCATGCCGATCGCGTTCCTGCTGCTGTTCGTCTACGTCTTCGGCGGGGCGATCTCCACGGGCGGCGACGGTCCGTACGTGAACTACCTGCTGCCGGGGATCTTCCTGATCACGGTCGCGTCGGGCATCTCGTACACGGCCTACCGGCTGTTCCTCGACCAGCGGGGCGGGATGGTCGAGCGGTTCCGCTCGATGCCGATCGCCCGATCGAGCGTGCTGTGGGCACACGTGCTCACGTCGGTCGTGGCCAACGTCGTGTCGCTCGCGATCGTGATCGGGGTGGCGCTCCTCATGGGCTTCCGCACCGGCGCGGGCATCGGCGGATGGCTCGCGGTCGCGGGCATCCTGGTGCTGTTCACGCTCGCCCTCACGTGGCTCGCGGTCATCCCGGGTCTCACGGCGCGCTCGGTCGACGGGGCGAGCGCGTTCTCGTATCCGCTGATCTTCCTGCCGTTCCTGAGCTCGGCGTTCGTGCCGACGGAGTCGATGCCCGGCCCGGTGCGCTGGTTCGCGGAGAACCAGCCCGTCACCTCGATCGTGAACAGCATCCGCGCCCTGCTGTCCGGCCAGCCGGTGGGCGTCGAGCTGTGGATCGCGCTCGCCTGGTGCGTCGGCATCCTCGTCGTCGCGTGGATCATCGCGAGCGTGCTCTACGCCCGCCGTATCCGCTGA